A stretch of Planococcus citri chromosome 5, ihPlaCitr1.1, whole genome shotgun sequence DNA encodes these proteins:
- the LOC135848177 gene encoding uncharacterized protein LOC135848177: MPSSYTKQRGTAKAQFTEIKTWIENESDNANLSKLKTKLEMLDKDFEKFTKAQEEIEAACDDEAMDTELEERHALEELYCELKSNLLDLIESKRPEQSNVSHNSHACYNEKLDIELPKIKVDVFDGKYEEWFQFHDMFIASVEKRKGLSDAQKFYYLRKHLKGEALQAIGQLKNEDKSYKIAMDRLKFRYAKERLILNAHLKALLSVNNCEGNPNSLRTLADTVTVNVQSVNNLGYESNKLSDAIIVYIASSKLDSRTRELWETKLISLPKDCDDILTTFVNCIDERASTLQAMPPPPPPPLPPLRTYTRTGKEKDDPKAKQTVRTNATSVENPSQTTTYACPLCSKNKEHQLFACPVFKTYTCDQRIDFVQKNNRCFNCMRTGHSAASCRSMKCKECDKPHHTLIHRKSKSTPPEGTPATDEVKSGPKPPPTDSVNANTATIRDAKRVLIATVCVLLESGSGERFPVRAMLDPGAEENFISAKLANQLGLKTRRRPVQMVGLNGAKSNASHETTVKFFSRVSDYSSTTNAIIVPHVTSVSPPSTLCASHVFNIPLTQLADPDFDKPGQIDLLLCAEYYLDIFTDGYVKGNEKCPSMRNTVFGWIISGRTSATNSTTVSVNRCEIARTLEKFWEMEEISVEVLRSVDDEYCEKFYAETVSRDSTGRYTVRLPFKYSAEKLGESRDTALKILNSLRRRLSSSQFESCKAFMDEYLALGHMSPVPPIQNNEPHFYLPYHPVFKQTSITTKTRIVFNGSKPTSTGVSINDILHTGPVLQGRLFCLLIRLRTYIIAICADIAMMYRQVRKHPDDRRFQRILWFDKDFNIQDHELNTVT, from the coding sequence ATGCCGTCATCCTACACCAAGCAGCGAGGTACGGCGAAGGCGCAATTCACGGAAATAAAAACGTGGATTGAAAATGAGAGTGACAACGCCAATTTATCGAAACTTAAGACTAAATTGGAAATGCTTGACAAAGACTTCGAGAAATTCACCAAGGCACAAGAGGAGATTGAGGCGGCATGTGACGATGAGGCAATGGATACAGAGCTGGAGGAACGCCATGCGTTGGAGGAGTTATACTGTGAGCTCAAATCGAACCTATTAGACCTCATCGAAAGTAAAAGACCTGAACAGAGTAACGTATCTCATAATTCACATGCAtgttataatgaaaaattagacATCGAGTTGCCTAAAATAAAAGTTGACGTTTTTGATGGCAAATACGAGGAATGGTTTCAATTTCACGATATGTTCATTGCATCTGTCGAAAAGAGAAAAGGCCTATCTGATGCTCAAAAGTTCTATTACCTCCGAAAACACCTCAAGGGTGAGGCCCTCCAAGCTATTGGTCAACTCAAGAATGAGGATAAGAGCTACAAAATCGCGATGGATAGGCTAAAGTTTAGATATGCTAAAGAACGTTTGATTTTAAATGCTCATTTGAAGGCATTACTTTCAGTTAATAACTGTGAAGGTAATCCAAATTCGTTGAGAACATTAGCTGATACAGTAACGGTTAATGTGCAGTCTGTCAATAATCTTGGTTATGAGTCAAACAAGCTCTCAGATGCCATTATTGTGTATATTGCATCATCCAAACTTGACTCGCGTACTCGCGAACTATGGGAAACGAAATTGATCTCTCTACCTAAAGACTGTGATGACATACTTACCACGTTTGTCAACTGCATTGACGAACGCGCATCCACCTTACAAGCCATGCCACCGCCTCCTCCGCCTCCTCTGCCACCTCTGCGTACCTACACACGTACAGGTAAAGAAAAGGACGATCCTAAGGCTAAACAAACAGTTCGTACCAATGCAACCAGCGTTGAAAACCCATCTCAGACTACTACATATGCGTGCCCATTGTGCTCCAAGAACAAAGAGCATCAGCTATTCGCCTGTCCTGTCTTCAAGACCTATACATGTGATCAACGTATCGACTTCGTGCAGAAGAATAATCGTTGCTTTAACTGCATGAGAACTGGCCATAGTGCCGCGAGTTGTCGTTCTATGAAGTGTAAGGAGTGTGACAAGCCACATCATACCCTTATACATCGGAAATCGAAGTCTACACCGCCTGAAGGTACTCCTGCAACCGACGAGGTAAAGTCCGGGCCTAAACCCCCACCTACTGATTCTGTCAATGCAAATACTGCTACAATTCGTGATGCTAAACGAGTACTTATTGCAACTGTCTGTGTTTTACTTGAATCTGGTTCAGGCGAGCGATTCCCTGTTCGAGCTATGCTTGATCCTGGAGCAGAGGAGAATTTCATTTCTGCCAAGCTTGCTAATCAGTTAGGTTTGAAAACTAGGCGCAGACCTGTTCAAATGGTTGGACTGAATGGCGCGAAGTCCAATGCATCCCACGAAACAACAGTTAAATTTTTCTCACGTGTATCTGATTATTCTTCTACTACGAATGCAATTATTGTGCCGCATGTCACCTCCGTGAGCCCCCCCTCTACCTTATGCGCGTCGCATGTGTTTAATATACCACTTACCCAATTGGCTGATCCAGATTTCGACAAACCTGGACAGATTGATCTATTATTGTGTGCCGAATATTACCTCGATATCTTTACTGACGGATATGTAAAGGGTAATGAAAAATGTCCATCTATGCGAAATACTGTGTTTGGTTGGATTATTTCAGGACGAACCTCCGCAACCAACTCAACAACTGTGTCTGTTAATCGTTGTGAAATTGCTCGTACCTTAGAGAAATTTTGGGAGATGGAAGAAATCTCTGTCGAGGTTCTGCGCAGTGTTGATGACGAATACTGTGAAAAATTCTATGCTGAGACTGTGTCGCGCGACTCTACTGGTCGCTATACCGTGCGCCTACCATTCAAGTACAGTGCTGAGAAATTAGGAGAAAGTCGAGATACggcactcaaaattttgaatagtttGCGTCGCCGTTTAAGCAGTTCACAATTTGAATCGTGTAAAGCATTCATGGACGAGTATCTCGCATTGGGTCACATGTCCCCAGTACCTCCTATTCAAAACAACGAGCCGCATTTTTATCTACCTTACCATCCTGTGTTCAAGCAGACCAGCATCACAACGAAAACACGAATCGTATTCAATGGTAGCAAACCTACATCCACTGGAGTCTCAATCAATGACATCCTGCACACTGGCCCTGTGCTACAGGGTCGCCTATTCTGCCTCCTTATTCGTCTTCGTACCTACATAATTGCAATTTGTGCTGACATTGCAATGATGTACCGACAGGTACGTAAGCACCCTGATGACAGACGATTTCAACGAATTCTTTGGTTTGACAAAGATTTTAATATTCAAGATCATGAACTAAATACTGTGACTTAA
- the LOC135846922 gene encoding uncharacterized protein LOC135846922: protein MLSESSKLFDPLGLVAPVVVVAKLILKRIWSSGSNWDDPLEPDIERDWLIYRNELQSLNVSIPRLVVTSSIIELHGFCDASTKAYGACVYIRAVHPNGSVDMRLLCAKTRVAPTNCENVPRLELLGALLLAKLVSNISIPVSNKCLWSDSTIVLAWLAKAPSFWKQFVANRVQEIQQLSPTSCWRYVKSAENPADIASRGVLPSQISGLNLWWNGPSFLHQPFNMPSSTEYSSAKKIIRIIAYCVRFARNLRVSANLRCKAPVLSVDEFNCAQLVVAKTVQADEFFDDLKKLKTKGKVGKRSSLLPYSPKLDSHGVLRVGGRLKNARIVLGHNCPILLPARHPFSLKVARETHLNELHAPTNLLISTIRNEYWIIALKSLARGIVRDCPRCRRTNRKACQQIMGNLPDVRVNVPEFPFLHVGLDFAGPITVKLGAPRSKVTGKAYICLFICLATKAVHIDVSMSLSTESFIAALERFVSRRGKPESIYSDNGTNFKGAANQLEKLCTNNDVQNSLTEKRIQWHFIPPSSPHFGGIWEAAIKSTKTHLKRVMGEAVLSQEQLFTILAKIEACLNSRPLYEPSDDVHDGPPLTPGHFLIGRPLNSIPQPSLSSVIDNRNKFEQIRRIVKSFWEKWCKEYLHSLQQRSKWRNETVEIAVGDIVVIKEVDEAPGKWKMGKVEATFPGSDNHIRVVDVRTENGVLRRPITKLIVLVSKN from the exons ATGTTATCCGAGTCATCCAAATTGTTTGATCCGCTGGGTCTCGTTGCGCCTGTTGTTGTCGTCGCCAAGCTGATATTAAAACGAATTTGGAGTTCTGGATCAAACTGGGATGATCCACTTGAGCCTGATATTGAGCGTGATTGGCTGATTTATCGCAACGAATTACAATCACTTAACGTTTCTATTCCTCGATTAGTTGTCACGAGTTCGATCATAGAATTACATGGTTTTTGTGACGCCTCAACAAAGGCCTACGGAGCTTGCGTTTATATTCGAGCTGTTCATCCAAATGGCTCCGTTGACATGAGGTTACTATGCGCCAAAACCAGAGTCGCACCTACCAATTGCGAAAATGTGCCACGTTTAGAGCTACTTGGAGCTCTCCTACTCGCCAAGCTAGTGTCTAATATTTCCATACCTGTGTCCAACAAGTGCCTATGGTCCGATAGCACCATCGTCTTAGCATGGCTAGCCAAGGCGCCATCCTTTTGGAAGCAGTTCGTTGCCAATCGAGTCCAAGAAATTCAGCAGCTGTCGCCTACTTCCTGCTGGAGATACGTTAAATCTGCTGAGAACCCTGCTGACATAGCCTCTCGTGGTGTTTTGCCGAGTCAAATTTCTGGGCTCAATTTGTGGTGGAATGGCCCATCATTCCTGCACCAACCCTTCAATATGCCGAGTTCTACTGA GTATTCATCAGCCAAGAAAATCATCCGAATAATCGCCTATTGTGTACGTTTTGCTCGTAATCTTCGTGTTTCTGCCAATCTCCGTTGCAAAGCCCCAGTCCTCAGTGTTGATGAGTTCAATTGTGCTCAACTTGTTGTTGCCAAAACTGTGCAagctgatgaattttttgacgacttgaaaaaattgaaaaccaaggGCAAAGTAGGGAAACGCAGTTCTCTTCTACCCTACAGCCCAAAGTTGGACAGTCATGGAGTCTTACGTGTTGGCGGTCGTCTAAAAAATGCTCGAATTGTTTTGGGGCACAATTGTCCTATACTGCTACCTGCTCGTCATCCATTTTCGCTCAAAGTTGCTCGAGAAACTCATTTAAACGAACTTCACGCACCTACAAACCTTCTCATCTCAACAATTCGTAACGAATATTGGATAATCGCCTTAAAATCGCTAGCTCGAGGTATTGTTCGCGATTGCCCTAGGTGCAGACGAACAAACAGAAAAGCATGTCAGCAAATCATGGGAAATCTCCCTGATGTACGAGTCAATGTCCCAGAGTTTCCATTCCTGCACGTTGGTTTAGATTTTGCTGGGCCAATCACAGTCAAGCTAGGAGCGCCACGTTCAAAGGTCACTGGCAAGGCCTACATATGCCTATTTATTTGCCTAGCCACCAAAGCTGTTCATATCGACGTGTCTATGAGCCTGAGCACCGAGTCATTCATCGCAGCTTTGGAGAGATTTGTTTCTCGACGTGGTAAACCTGAATCCATCTATTCGGATAATGGCACCAATTTCAAAGGAGCTGCTAACCAGCTTGAGAAATTGTGCACCAACAATGATGTCCAGAATAGTCTCACTGAAAAGCGTATTCAGTGGCATTTTATTCCACCCAGCTCACCTCATTTTGGGGGTATTTGGGAGGCTGCGATAAAATCCACTAAAACTCATCTCAAGAGAGTCATGGGAGAAGCTGTGCTCAGTCAAGAGCAACTTTTCACCATACTGGCAAAAATCGAAGCTTGTCTTAATTCGCGCCCTTTATATGAGCCAAGTGACGACGTTCATGATGGACCTCCACTGACGCCAGGTCATTTTCTCATCGGTCGTCCACTTAACTCCATACCGCAACCTTCTCTTTCGTCCGTGATCGATAACCGCAATAAATTCGAACAGATTCGCCGAATTGTCAAGTCCTTCTGGGAAAAATGGTGTAAAGAGTACCTACACTCCTTACAACAACGCTCTAAATGGAGAAACGAAACAGTCGAAATAGCTGTTGGAGACATAGTCGTGATAAAGGAGGTCGACGAAGCCCCTGGGAAATGGAAAATGGGCAAGGTGGAAGCCACATTTCCCGGATCCGACAATCATATTCGAGTAGTCGATGTACGCACTGAAAATGGCGTTCTCCGACGCCCTATTACGAAACTCATAGTTCTAGTGTCGAAAAATTGA